From the genome of Caldilineales bacterium, one region includes:
- a CDS encoding DUF1858 domain-containing protein has product MTNPSLTELTVADLLARWPQAIPVFLRRHMACVGCTMSPFETLADVTAVYGIHLPVFVSELQQAMQPPGEYL; this is encoded by the coding sequence ATGACGAACCCTTCTCTGACTGAGTTGACCGTGGCCGACTTGCTGGCGCGCTGGCCTCAGGCCATCCCCGTGTTCTTGCGCCGCCATATGGCCTGCGTGGGCTGCACCATGTCGCCCTTCGAGACTCTGGCCGACGTTACCGCCGTTTATGGCATCCATCTGCCCGTTTTTGTGAGCGAATTGCAGCAGGCGATGCAGCCGCCAGGGGAATACCTGTGA
- a CDS encoding Crp/Fnr family transcriptional regulator — protein sequence MADSSRLATTFAEELQQSPLFRGLSAAQIHEVLRAARTRKLPRDSFLFEQGDPAATLYLLQTGRMRILQVTPEGQQVLLRLVTPGEICGGVALLAGATYPASARAVEDCTALGWEERTLTGLMEQFPRLALNALQLLAGQLQTLQDSYRELATERVERRVARALLRLVRQAGRRVEGGVLIDFPLSREDLAEMTGATLFTVSRILSGWERQGLIESGRQRILIRFPHGLVAIAEDLPPPPLPHP from the coding sequence ATGGCAGATAGCTCACGACTGGCGACGACCTTTGCAGAGGAACTGCAGCAGAGCCCCCTTTTCCGCGGCTTGAGCGCGGCGCAAATCCACGAGGTGCTGCGGGCGGCGCGGACGCGCAAGCTCCCGCGCGACAGCTTTCTCTTCGAGCAGGGCGACCCGGCTGCGACCCTCTACCTGCTGCAAACGGGCCGCATGCGCATCCTGCAAGTCACGCCCGAAGGTCAACAGGTGCTGCTGCGGCTCGTCACCCCCGGCGAGATTTGCGGTGGCGTGGCCTTGCTGGCGGGGGCGACTTATCCCGCCTCGGCGCGGGCGGTGGAGGACTGCACGGCGCTGGGGTGGGAAGAGCGCACGCTGACCGGGCTGATGGAGCAGTTCCCGCGGCTGGCCCTCAACGCGCTGCAACTGCTGGCCGGCCAGCTGCAAACCTTGCAGGACAGCTACCGCGAGCTGGCCACAGAGCGGGTGGAGCGGCGGGTGGCGCGAGCGCTGCTGCGCCTGGTTCGCCAGGCTGGACGCCGGGTGGAAGGGGGCGTGCTGATCGACTTCCCCCTCTCGCGCGAGGATTTGGCCGAGATGACCGGCGCCACCCTCTTCACCGTCAGCCGCATCCTCAGCGGCTGGGAGCGGCAGGGGCTGATCGAGTCAGGCCGCCAGCGCATCCTCATCCGCTTCCCCCACGGCCTGGTGGCCATCGCCGAGGACCTGCCCCCGCCCCCACTCCCGCACCCCTAG
- a CDS encoding TetR/AcrR family transcriptional regulator: protein MSTTPRDSILSTGRLNAEKERHPAVPKASRQAITADSILMPVPVNENTERIFAQAWAMFQQYGFRGTSLDELCHRCDLTKPTLYHYFGNKEMLYVHVMLRQLQGYRAVLEAAHPLRRRLADLAEAILGAFDTDINSMMRDMEHVEDARLHEVMAQAFRRELFEPLARALGQDMPAATQSGGQAEFYAWVFLGLVNTFVGRRTRNRSRQFTADPHLLAPQLVDFFYHGAHELTQGKE from the coding sequence TTGTCCACGACGCCTCGTGACTCGATTCTGAGCACGGGCCGCCTCAACGCCGAAAAGGAGCGCCATCCGGCCGTGCCAAAAGCCAGCCGCCAAGCTATCACAGCCGATAGCATCCTGATGCCGGTGCCGGTCAACGAAAACACCGAACGCATCTTCGCGCAAGCCTGGGCGATGTTTCAGCAGTACGGCTTTCGCGGCACATCCCTCGACGAGCTCTGCCACCGCTGCGACCTGACCAAGCCCACGCTGTATCACTACTTTGGCAACAAGGAGATGCTCTACGTTCACGTCATGCTGCGCCAACTGCAAGGCTATCGCGCCGTCTTGGAGGCCGCTCATCCTTTGCGGCGCCGGCTGGCTGACCTGGCAGAGGCCATCCTGGGCGCGTTCGATACCGATATCAACAGCATGATGCGGGACATGGAGCATGTCGAAGATGCCAGGTTGCACGAGGTAATGGCGCAAGCCTTCCGCCGCGAGCTGTTCGAGCCGTTGGCGCGGGCCCTCGGCCAGGACATGCCGGCGGCGACGCAGTCCGGCGGTCAGGCCGAATTCTACGCCTGGGTCTTTCTCGGTCTGGTCAACACCTTCGTGGGCCGCCGCACGCGCAACCGATCCCGCCAGTTCACCGCTGATCCCCACCTGTTGGCCCCGCAGTTGGTGGATTTCTTTTACCACGGGGCGCACGAACTCACACAAGGAAAGGAGTAG